From Astyanax mexicanus isolate ESR-SI-001 chromosome 11, AstMex3_surface, whole genome shotgun sequence, the proteins below share one genomic window:
- the nxpe3 gene encoding NXPE family member 3: protein MIFPNGLALCVVMVFCCAVKWHRDPAMEGHMPRFAPIFILLALSGFILLICNITSLEKWNCQAMSTFYQIQSSIHSAFKTPETLLPVDLNHTYCAGLGREPTAEEAREMLYLLNSISWPGPLVPGLPLRLSSDPAQSYFVIRGPAEQQVGGQLVVDVLMLNFMGQPKNHGGDFLVARLHSPELGAGVAGRVHDHRNGNYTVLFPLLWVGVVQVELTMVHPSEAVVVLKRLREEQPDRVYFKSLFRSGFLSETTVCNLCLPHKEQPLCNYSDPQTGEPWFCYKPKMLSCDTRINHSKGGYKKNLLTKYETQFFQSGVNIKVPIHSSGMDNVTVLPARKGPPKIRSNKFAPAGYYYQDTWRPLSGVVMRQFNDSSAITQCLKGKIIYMFGDSTVRQWFEYLNAFVPELKEFNLHSPKNVGPYMAVDTGHNILLSYRCHGPPIRFTSVSSSEMQYVANELDRIRGGSDTVVLVGVWSHFSTFPVEVYIRRLRHIRRAVVRLLNREPATLVIIRTANLQKLDPESSLFNSDWFSQQQDAVLRTMFRGINVRMLDAWEMTLAHHHPHLLHPPLTIIKNMVDLILSHICPVRKKKKRS from the exons ATGATCTTTCCTAATGGCTTGGCATTGTGTGTTGTGATGGTGTTCTGCTGTGCTGTAAAATGGCACAGAGACCCAGCCATGGAGGGACACATGCCCAGATTTGCCCCCATCTTCATTCTCTTGGCACTGTCAGGATTTATACTGCTCATATGCAACATCACATCACTGGAG AAGTGGAACTGTCAGGCAATGTCCACCTTCTACCAGATCCAAAGCAGTATCCACTCCGCCTTTAAAACCCCTGAGACTCTGCTGCCAGTGGATCTGAACCACACATACTGCGCTGGCCTGGGCCGGGAGCCCACAGCCGAGGAGGCCAGAGAAATGCTCTATCTCCTCAATTCCATTTCCTGGCCTGGACCTCTAGTTCCAGGGCTGCCACTTAGGCTCAGCAGTGACCCTGCCCAAAGCTACTTTGTGATCCGGGGCCCAGCGGAGCAGCAGGTTGGTGGTCAGCTGGTGGTAGACGTCCTCATGCTGAACTTCATGGGGCAGCCCAAGAACCACGGCGGAGACTTCCTGGTGGCTCGTCTGCATTCTCCAGAGCTGGGAGCAGGCGTGGCGGGCCGAGTGCACGACCATCGGAACGGCAACTACACGGTGCTCTTCCCACTGCTGTGGGTCGGAGTGGTGCAGGTGGAGCTGACCATGGTGCATCCCAGCGAGGCGGTGGTAGTGCTGAAGCGACTGAGGGAGGAGCAGCCAGACCGGGTCTATTTCAAGAGTCTTTTCCGCTCTGGCTTCCTCTCCGAGACCACTGTGTGCAACCTGTGCCTGCCCCACAAAGAGCAACCCCTCTGTAACTACTCCGACCCGCAAACGGGAGAGCCCTGGTTCTGCTACAAGCCCAAAATGCTAAGTTGCGACACCCGAATCAATCATTCAAAAGGTGGCTATAAGAAAAACCTCCTCACAAAATATGAGACACAGTTCTTCCAGAG TGGTGTAAATATCAAAGTCCCCATACATTCCTCAGGGATGGACAATGTGACTGTATTGCCTGCAAGGAAAG GACCACCCAAAATTAGAAGCAATAAATTCGCCCCTGCTGGATACTACTACCAGGATACCTGGAGGCCTTTGAGTGGGGTAGTTATGCGGCAGTTTAATGACTCCTCAGCCATAACTCAGTGTCTTAAAGGGAAGATTATCTACATGTTTGGAGACTCCACTGTGCGGCAGTGGTTTGAGTACCTTAATGCCTTTGTTCCAG AACTGAAGGAGTTCAATCTTCACAGTCCTAAGAATGTGGGGCCGTACATGGCTGTGGACACTGGACACAACATACTACTGAGCTACCGCTGCCACGGTCCCCCCATCCGCTTCACCTCCGTGTCCTCCTCCGAGATGCAGTATGTAGCTAACGAGCTGGACCGGATACGGGGCGGCTCGGACACAGTGGTGCTTGTGGGCGTCTGGTCTCACTTCAGCACCTTCCCTGTGGAGGTGTACATCCGACGACTGCGGCACATCCGCAGAGCCGTGGTGAGGCTCCTGAACCGCGAGCCGGCCACTCTGGTGATCATCCGCACAGCTAACCTCCAGAAGCTGGATCCAGAGTCCAGCCTGTTCAACAGCGACTGGTTCTCGCAGCAGCAGGACGCAGTGCTGCGCACCATGTTCCGAGGAATTAACGTCCGAATGTTGGATGCCTGGGAAATGACCCTTGCCCACCACCACCCACATCTGCTGCACCCACCCCTTACCATCATCAAAAACATGGTGGACCTAATCCTGTCCCACATCTGTCCagtcaggaaaaaaaagaaaaggagctAG